The sequence TAGAGGCCGTCCACGTCGGAGAGGAGGACCAGCAGGTCGGCGTGGACGAGGTGGGCGACGAGCGCGGCGAGCCGGTCGTTGTCGCCGAACCGGATCTCCTCGGTGGCCACGGTGTCGTTCTCGTTGACGACGGGGAGGGCGCCCATGTCCAGGAGCTGGTCGAGGGTGCGGTAGGCGTTGCGGTAGTGGGCGCGGCGGCTGGTGTCGTCGGCGGTGAGGAGAACCTGGCCGACGCGTACGCCGTAGCGCGCGAACGAGGCGGTGTAGCGGGCCACGAGCAGTCCCTGCCCGACGCTGGCCGCGGCCTGCTGGCGGGCCAGGTCCTTGGGCCTGCGGACCAGGCCGAGCGGGGCGAGTCCGGCGGCGATGGCACCGCTGGAGACGAGGACGACCTCCCGCTCGCCGCCGCTCCTGACCTTGGCCAGTACGTCGACGAGTGCGTCGACCCGGTCGGCGTCGATGCCGCCCGCCGCCGTGGTGAGCGAGGAGGAGCCGACCTTGACGACGATCCGGCGGGCTTCGGTCACTTCCGGCCTTGCAGCTGACACGTGCTTCCTCGCTCTGGCTCGCCCGGTGGATCCGAAGGGATGGCCGTGGGCGCCGTGAGGCGGTGGTGCCGGGCCGTCCCGGCTCAGCACAGTACGCGAGCGGCCACGCTCCGCGCCCGCCCATTCCGTCCGGTGGACAGCGGCGGACGGCGGCAACGGCGGGCAGCGGGGCGGCGGGCGGACCGGGCGGGAGCGGCGATGCCGCTGCTCAGCCGTCGTTGACCGTCAGCATGCGGTCGACGACCCGGGCGGCGGCCCGGCCGTCGGACGGTTCACAGAAGTCCACCCGGAACTGTGCGTACTTCTCCTTGTACTCCTCCGTCACGGCGCCGATGTTCCGGATCGCGGAGACGAGGTCCTCCGACGTCTTGATCAGCGGGCCCGGGGCGCGCGAGGTGAAGTCGAAGTAGAAGCCGCGCAGGGTGTCGCGGTAGTGCTCCAGGTCGTACGTGAAGAACAGCATCGGCCGCCCGGAGTGCGCGAAGTCGAACAGCACCGAGGAGTAGTCCGTGATCAGCACGTCGGCGATCAGGTAGAGGTCGGCGATGTCCGGGTAGTACGTGACGTCCCAGACGAAGCCCTGCCCGGCGCCGGGGATGCTGTCGAGGACCTTGTGGTGCTTGCGGTACAGCAGCACATGGTCATCGCCGAGCTCCCGCTGGGCCGCGTCGACGTCGATCTGGTTGTCCAGCTTGAAGCGGCGGCCGCCGTAGCGCTGGTCGTCACGCCAGGTCGGCGCGTACAGGACGACCTTCTTGCCCGCGGGGATGCCGAGCTTCTCCCGCACCGCCGATGCCCGCTTCACCCGGTCCGGGGCGTGGAAGACGTCGTTGCGCGGGTAGCCCGCCTCCAGCACCTCGCACTCCAGCCGGAAGGAGTTGGTCATGATCGGGGTGGTGAAGGAGTTGGGCGTGATGAACAGGCTGTACTGGCGGGAGCGCTGGGGCAGGCTCGCGATGTAGGCCAGGTTCGCCTTCGGGGTGCCGAGGAGGTCTGCGCCGATGCGCTTGAGCGGGGTGCCGTGCCAGGTCTGGACGACGACCTGCCCCTCGCGGCGGACGAACCACTCGCGGATGCCGCCGTTGGTGACGACGTAACGGCTGCGGGCCAGCGCCTCGTACCACTCCTTGCTGCCCCACTCCACACCGCGCACGCCGGGCGGGAGGACGACCTGCTGGTCGTGGACCATCGCGATGTGCTCGACCTCGGTCCCGCGGCGTACCAGTTCCTCGTAGACCGCGCGGGGCGAGTCGGAGAACTGCTTGCCGCCGAAGCTGTTGTAGAGCACGGCTTCGCGCAGCGGCAGCGCGCGCTGCTCGGGGGTGTACACGTCGCGCATCAGCCGCTGGCGGTAGGCGCCGCGCAGTTCGGGGTCGAGGACCGGCCCGGACTCCACGAAGATCCGGTCGAAGTCGAGCCGCTCCACGGTGTACGTCCGGTGGGCGCCGCGGTGGGTCAGCGGCAGGGTGTCGACGAGGTCGGGGCGGATCGTGACGGGGATGTCGCGGGTGTGGTCCCATTCGGCGCGGGCGCGCAGGAAGGGCAGCCAGCGCCCGGCCCGCAGGGGCAGGGTGCCCTCGTACGCGGGCATGCTGTCCGGTGTGACGCGGGCGGTGAACCGGCCGTCCTCGAACTCCGCGGGGAGCGGCCGGTCCTCGTTGCGCCCGGTGTGGCGCAGGATCAGCTTCATCGTTTCGGCGGGGCCGGTGTACGTGCCGGAGAGCACCAGCTCGCCGCCGGCCGACCACTCGACGCTGTCGACGACCGGCTGGACGGACCGCAGCTGCGGGGTGAAGTTGCCCGCTCCGTCGGTGAGGACGGCGAACTCCAGCCCGCCGGGCAGCGGGTGCACACCGGTGGCCGGCTTCTGTCCGATGGTGGCGCGGCGGGTGGTGCCGTCCTCGAACACGATGAGCGCGCGGTACTTCCTGGCCCGGCCGGGGGTGACCCCGTCGACGGGGAGGTCCGCGAAGGACAGGCGGGCGGTGTGGCGGACCCAGCCGTCGGCGCCGGTGTCGCCCTTGACCAGCGGGAGGTCGGTGGCGTACCCGCTGGCCTCGTGGTCGATGCGCAGCGCGGTGGGCTTCTTGCCCGTGGCGCGGGAGCGGAGCGTCACGGAGAGGGTGTCGGCGTCCGCTTCCTGGGCCTCGACCTCGGCGGGGACGATGTCCACGGTGAGCTTCAGCCGGTTGCGGTCGAAGCCCGCGACGAGCCGTACGCCGTCGTCGAGCACGTGGACCTGGCTGTGGCCCGCGGCGCCCGCGTTGTTCTTGGTCACGCTGCCGACGGACATGCCGCCGGGGCGCGGGATGCCGACGCCCAGACGCCAGGTGCCCGGCTGCCACTGGCCGCGGGTGCGCAGGCGGGCCGGGTCGATACCGATCTCGAAGCCGGACCAGTCGTAGTTGTGCAGGGCGCCCTTGGCCTCGGCGGTCGCCCTGGGCTCCTGGACGGTGCGCACGCGAAGCGGAAGGGTGCTCCGGCTGCCCTGGCGCCGCAGGACGGCGACCCGCAGCGAGCGCTTGCCGGTCGCGGAGGGGACATTGGGGATGTACGCGTACCCGTGGACGACCAGCCGGCCGTCCTTCCAGGTCAGGTCCAGCAGCTTGCCGCGTACGGGCAGCTCGCTGCGGTTGAAGTTGCGCACGGTCGGCGGCAGCGAGGAGTTCTCCACGCCGGGCAGCTCGATCCGGGCCCGTCGCAGGCCCCTGACGGAGAAGGCGCCGGGGTTCTCGCGCTCGTAGTGGAGCAGTCCCTCCAGCTCGTCCCCGCGTCCGCTGGCCGCCAGGTGCCACTTGACCCGGGCCATCGGCGAGAACTTGCGGACGAGCTTGGGCGCGGCCTGGGCCAGGAACTCCTTGGCCGCGCTGTGGAAGGCGGGACGCTCCTCGACCGGGGTCTCCGGGAAGTACTTCATGAGCCGGCTGAGCTCTTCGGGAATCGCTTCGAGGGACGCCACGGCGGGAGGGCCTTTCCGGGGGGACGTACAGATGTGAACCCCAGGAAGACGGGGCGTAAATGAGACGCCTACAACGGTCTCATGGTTGCCCCACAGTATGACGTGAACCCAGTCACAGGATCGACCGGCCCCCGGCACTTCCGGGACGGGGCTCCGGCGGTGGGCCGCCGTATCGCGCCCGAGCGCGAATCCGCCGTACCGCGCCCGGAGTTGGGCGCGGTACATCCGCCGTCAGGCCCGGTGCGCCCGCGGTGCGCGCAGGAGCGACAGGACCGTACGGCGGGCCTTGCGGACCGCGCGCCTGGCGAAGGACACATAGGGCCGCGGCTCCGGCGGCAGGACGCGCTCACCGCCGACCCACTCGGTCACGGTCACCGCGTACGCCTCGTCGGGCAGTCCCGAGCCGTCCCCGAAGTGCGGATACGCCAGGTACAGCCGGGCCGGGTCCGTCCTGCGGACGAGTTCCGGGGCCTCCTTGGCCCGCAGGAAGCGCACGACGTCGAGCAGCAGGTCGAGCCGGCCCTTCGCCACGCAGACCAGCCGCAGCCGCTCGTGGACCTTGAGGCGGCGCGCGAGCCCCGGTGTCCAGTAGGACTCCATCAGCGGGGCCGCGAGCGCCATCTTCTTCCGGTGCACCGAGGCCGTCTGCTTGAGCATCCTGGGACCGAACTGCGGCAGCAGCGTGATGACGAACGGCCGGACCATCAGGGCGTCGCGGTGCGGCCCGGCGGGCACATGGGTGGCGATGAGCCCCATCAGCGCCCTGGCCGAGTCGAACCGCAGAACGTAGCCGCCGCTCTTGGTCACGTGCTTGCCGTCGTCACGGCCCACCAGGTAGTAGCAGGTGTAGTCGGCGACGACGGAGACGCCGTTGCCCCGCAGGTACGCCTCCATGGTGAAGAGGGCGTCCTCACCGGTCTTCAATTCCTCGTCGAATCTCATCCCGAGCCGTGCGAGAAGCTCGCGCCGGAACAGCTTCTGGGCACTCAGGGTGAATTTGATGTTGGAGGAATACAGGTCGGCCCGCTCGACCGTCTCCTTCCACATCGACTTGGCCGCGCCGCGGTTGACGCCGACGACCTTGCCGAGCACCACATCCGTACCGGCCCGGTCACCCATCGCGACCATGCGTTCCAGGGCTTCCTCGCCGAAGTAGTCGTCGGCGTCGAGGAAGAAGACGTACCGGCCGCGGGCGAGCCCCAGGCCCACGTTGCGGGGCCCGCTGGGCCCGCCGGAATTGGCCTGCCGGATCACTCTCATGGGGATGTCGGTCCGGGCGGCGAACTCCTCCAGGTACTCCCCCGTACCGTCCGTGGAGCCGTCGTCGACCGCGACGATCTCCATGCGCCCGGCGCCGAGCGTCTGCGCTTCGACGGACTCCAGACAGCGGACCAGATAGGGCATCGCTTCGTAGGCGCCGATGATCACGCTGACATCGGGCTCGCTGTTCTTGATCGGCATTTCGGCCATGCTGTACACCTGTCGATTTGATCACGATTGGGGGCCAATTGTCCGACTATCGCACCCAACGTGCATCAACATGCCGAACGGCCCGTACGCCTCTCCGGAGGGAGAGACGTACGGGCCGTTGCGGGGGTTGCTCCATTTTCGGCCAGTTTTGACCGTCTTTGCCATTTGGTGAACGGAATCGACCGGGTCGTCGGTCTGGGCGGTCCGGTCGGCCTGACCTGCCGCGAACAGTCAGGGCACGGCCGCGGCGATCAGTCAGCACACCGCCCGTGAGGACGGTCAGCACACCACCGCGGAGACACGGTCAGCGCACCATCGTGAGGACGGTCAGCGCACCGCCGTGGGCCCTGCGGCGAGCGGGGCTTCGTCGCCCGGCGTGCCCACCGCGTCCGCGTCGGCGGTGGTCGCGGCGGCCGCGACGATCTCCGTCTCACCGGTCCCGGCGCCGCTGGAGGCCGCCTCCCGGTCGGGCTCCGCGACGACCTGCTCGGCGACGCGCTGCGCGACGCCCGCGTTGCGTGCCTCGGCCTTCGCCGCGAGGGCCGCCACCGCGGCGTTGAACTGCTCCATGGAGGTCGGCTCGTCCGGGCCCAGGAGGTAGCTCTTCAGCTCACGGCGGGCGCCGGCCAGCGCGTCGGCCGCGGGATCGGTGACCGCTGTCAGCAGCTCACCGATCTCCTCGGCGCTGTTGGACAGGATGACCGCGGCCCGCACGGCGGTGTTCTGTCGCTTGAACTCCTCGGCACCGAGCTGGGCGGAGTCGGTGACCGCGTACGGCTTGCCGCTCGCGATGAAGTCGGAGACCACGCTGGAGATGTCCGAAACCATCGCGTCGGACTCGTTGAAGCAGTCGTACAGCTTCGGCTGGGCGCCGGACACGGTCCGGTGCTCCCACCAGCCGAACGAACGCCAGTAGGCGTCGTCCCACTCGGCCCGCAGGGCGGCCGTCTCGGCCTCGCGCGCGGGGTCGGCGAGCGAGACCCGCGACTCCTCCGCGTCGTCGCCGCCGGACTGCCCGGTCGCCGTCAGCGCGGCGAGGCGGGCCTCGATCCGGGCCAGCTCGGCCTTGGCCGCACTCTGCCCGGCGGCGTCCGAGGCCGCCTCCTTCGCCCAGCGGGGTTCGGCGGCGCGCTCGGCGGCCGCCCGGTCCAGCATCGCCGTGATCCGCGCGTTCACGGCCTTGGCCTTGGCGCTGCGGATGCCGGTGAAGGGGTGCGGCTTGTAGATGATCCGGACCGGCCGGTCGGCCGCCAGCAGCCGCCGCACGATGTTCTCGCCCGCCAGCAGCAGGGAGGTGTTGCCCGGGTTGTCGTCCCAGCCCTCCCAGGTGGGTGCGTACAGGACGGTCGGGACGGCGTTCTTCGTGGTGCCGGTCCAGCTCTTGATGGGCGCCAGCTGCGGGCGTCCGACCTCGACGATGTCCTCGTCGCGGATGCCCACGTCGGCCAGGGCGTACCGGTCGCGTCCGGCCCGGCCCGCGGTCCACACCTCGTCGTACACCTTGGAGAACGGGTTGACGCTGGCCAGCTTGTCGCTGTCGCCGTGGCCGATGAAGACGTGCTTCATGGTCGGGACCCGCAGCATGTGGATGTTCTTGCCGACGTTGGCGGGGTAGAGGCAGACCCGCACGGTGGAGAGGTCCAGGTTCATCAGGTGGGTGCCCGCGGGAATGCAGATCACGGGTACGCCGGTCTCGGCCAGCTGCGGCACCAGACCACGCTCACGCATGATGATCAGCGGGCGGCCCTCGACCCGTGCCATCGTGTCGAGCCACATGTTGCCCTGGTACGCGGACTCGTTGGAGCCGGAGAAGTAGAGCACGACGGTCGGCTGGTACTCGCGCAGCCAGGTGTCCACGGCCTTGAGCACGGCGGGTGCCGGCGGAACCAGCCGGCCGCGGCGCAGGTACGGGACGAGCACCGCGTTGTACAGGACGGCGAGCGTCAGCGTGATCGCGGCGCCCACGTAGCCGATGACGTACCTGCCGGTCTCGGCGGCGATCAGTATCCCCACGACGGCCGGGATGTCGAGGTGGAGCATCTTCTCGGCGGGGCGGTGCAGCAGCGCGTTCGGCGGGGCGTCGGGGATACGGACGGCGTGCAGGTCCACGTTGCGGGTGACGACCGGCATCGTGCGGCGCATCCGGATGAGGGTGGTCAGGGCGCCGTGCGGGGCCTGAAGTCCGTAGAAGACCAGGAAGCAGGCGACCGCCGTGTAGAAGAGCGGCTCCTCCGCGAGATCCAGCCGGGCCAGCAGCAGGATGAGCATCAGCTGGCGGAGCAGGAAGCGGATGGGCAGTCCCGCCCGCACCTTGCCGAGCCGGTTGACCAGGTAACTCCCCCGCTGGTGCAGGTACCAGTCCGCGACGTACGTGAGCGCCGTGGCCGCCGCGAAGAACCAGATGTTGGGGAGGAGAGCGGCGACCATGACGCAGGGATATCCCAGCCCCATCAACATTGCTGCCGCCAGTTCCGACCTGCTGCCCACACGGGCCAGGCGAATGGCTGTCGAAATCACGAAGAACCTGCTCCAGGGGGGTGCCGGTTGATTCACCTATTGAGGGAAATGTGAAGGTGCGGCTTCACGCATTCGGGCCTCTGCCATCGCACTAAGCGATCACAGAGGCCCGGAAAAGCACAATTTTCAAGAATTATTACACATCTTCTTGACGATCAAGCACCGAGGCCAGCGCCTGCTCGAACCCGGAGGATTCGGCGGCCCCGCGCGTCGGGTCCTGCTGCCGTACGTCGATGACGTGGCCGGTCAACGCGGAGAGGAGCACGTCCAGCGAGGTACGCGCCACCGCCTCCGAGGAGAGCAGCGAGCCCTCGGGCTCCTGGCCGAACGCCTTGGTGCGCATCGGCGTCGCGGTGCGTTCCGGGTTGACGCAGTTGACGCGGATGCCCTCGCCCGCCCACTCGTCGGCCAGCGCCTGGGTGAGGTTCACCATCGCGGCCTTGGTGGAGGAGTAGAGGCTGTACTCGGCACGGCCCCGGGTGTAGCTGCTGGAGGTGTAGAGCAGCAGCTGGCCCTTGGTCTCCGCCAGGTACTTGTACGAGGCGCGGGCGATCTGGACGGGCGCCAGGTAGTTGACGTTCAGCGCTTCCTGGATCGTCGTGTTGTCGGTCTCGGCCAGCTTGCCGATGCGCAGCACGCCCGCGGTGTTGATGACGTAGTCAACGCGGCCGGTCTCCGC is a genomic window of Streptomyces sp. NBC_01237 containing:
- a CDS encoding CDP-glycerol glycerophosphotransferase family protein produces the protein MASLEAIPEELSRLMKYFPETPVEERPAFHSAAKEFLAQAAPKLVRKFSPMARVKWHLAASGRGDELEGLLHYERENPGAFSVRGLRRARIELPGVENSSLPPTVRNFNRSELPVRGKLLDLTWKDGRLVVHGYAYIPNVPSATGKRSLRVAVLRRQGSRSTLPLRVRTVQEPRATAEAKGALHNYDWSGFEIGIDPARLRTRGQWQPGTWRLGVGIPRPGGMSVGSVTKNNAGAAGHSQVHVLDDGVRLVAGFDRNRLKLTVDIVPAEVEAQEADADTLSVTLRSRATGKKPTALRIDHEASGYATDLPLVKGDTGADGWVRHTARLSFADLPVDGVTPGRARKYRALIVFEDGTTRRATIGQKPATGVHPLPGGLEFAVLTDGAGNFTPQLRSVQPVVDSVEWSAGGELVLSGTYTGPAETMKLILRHTGRNEDRPLPAEFEDGRFTARVTPDSMPAYEGTLPLRAGRWLPFLRARAEWDHTRDIPVTIRPDLVDTLPLTHRGAHRTYTVERLDFDRIFVESGPVLDPELRGAYRQRLMRDVYTPEQRALPLREAVLYNSFGGKQFSDSPRAVYEELVRRGTEVEHIAMVHDQQVVLPPGVRGVEWGSKEWYEALARSRYVVTNGGIREWFVRREGQVVVQTWHGTPLKRIGADLLGTPKANLAYIASLPQRSRQYSLFITPNSFTTPIMTNSFRLECEVLEAGYPRNDVFHAPDRVKRASAVREKLGIPAGKKVVLYAPTWRDDQRYGGRRFKLDNQIDVDAAQRELGDDHVLLYRKHHKVLDSIPGAGQGFVWDVTYYPDIADLYLIADVLITDYSSVLFDFAHSGRPMLFFTYDLEHYRDTLRGFYFDFTSRAPGPLIKTSEDLVSAIRNIGAVTEEYKEKYAQFRVDFCEPSDGRAAARVVDRMLTVNDG
- a CDS encoding glycosyltransferase family 2 protein, coding for MAEMPIKNSEPDVSVIIGAYEAMPYLVRCLESVEAQTLGAGRMEIVAVDDGSTDGTGEYLEEFAARTDIPMRVIRQANSGGPSGPRNVGLGLARGRYVFFLDADDYFGEEALERMVAMGDRAGTDVVLGKVVGVNRGAAKSMWKETVERADLYSSNIKFTLSAQKLFRRELLARLGMRFDEELKTGEDALFTMEAYLRGNGVSVVADYTCYYLVGRDDGKHVTKSGGYVLRFDSARALMGLIATHVPAGPHRDALMVRPFVITLLPQFGPRMLKQTASVHRKKMALAAPLMESYWTPGLARRLKVHERLRLVCVAKGRLDLLLDVVRFLRAKEAPELVRRTDPARLYLAYPHFGDGSGLPDEAYAVTVTEWVGGERVLPPEPRPYVSFARRAVRKARRTVLSLLRAPRAHRA